A stretch of the Vigna radiata var. radiata cultivar VC1973A chromosome 7, Vradiata_ver6, whole genome shotgun sequence genome encodes the following:
- the LOC106768557 gene encoding probable inactive receptor kinase At4g23740: protein MDILPILCSISLLCLVMWEGSGEPLEDKEALLEFVNKFPPSRPLNWNESSPMCASWTGVTCNEDRSRVIAIRLPGVGFHGTIPPDTISRLAALQTLSLRSNVISGPFPSDFSNLKNLSFLYLQFNNLSGPLPDFSAWKNLTVVNLSNNHFNGSIPVSLNILPQLSGLNLANNSLSGEIPELNLSRLQVLNLSNNNLQGTVPKSLLRFPESAFSGNNISFGIFPPVSPAPQPAFEPALKSRRRRKLSEAALLGVVVAAAVLGLVAFVSLTFVCCSRRGEEDEETFGGKLHKGEMSPEKAVSRNQDANNKLVFFEGCNYAFDLEDLLRASAEVLGKGTFGTAYKAILEDATTVVVKRLKEVAAGKKDFEQHMEIVGSLKHENVVELKAYYYSKDEKLMVYDYHSQGSIASILHAKRGEERVPLDWDTRLKIALGAARGIARIHVENGGKLVHGNIKSSNIFLNTKHYGCVSDLGLATISSSLALPISRAAGYRAPEVTDTRKAAQPSDVYSFGVVLLELLTGKSPIHTTGGDEIIHLVRWVHSVVREEWTAEVFDVELMRYPNIEEEMVEMLQIAMSCVVRMPDQRPRMSEVVKMIENVRQIVAEPYSSSGNQAEQLKLSQRDSGNSPSTPSYFPRGSE from the exons ATGGACATTCTACCCATTTTATGTTCCATTTCCCTTTTGTGTTTGGTTATGTGGGAAGGAAGTGGTGAACCTCTTGAAGATAAGGAGGCGTTGCTTGAGTTTGTGAACAAGTTCCCTCCTTCCAGGCCTCTGAATTGGAATGAGAGTTCCCCCATGTGTGCTTCTTGGACTGGTGTGACTTGCAATGAAGACAGGTCCAGAGTAATTGCAATTAGGTTGCCAGGGGTTGGATTTCATGGCACTATTCCACCTGACACTATTAGCCGTCTCGCAGCACTGCAAACTTTGAGCCTCAGATCCAATGTGATATCTGGGCCTTTCCCTTCTGATTTTTCCAATCTAAAGAACTTGTCTTTCCTCTACCTTCAGTTCAACAACTTGTCTGGGCCTTTGCCTGATTTCTCGGCCTGGAAGAACCTCACTGTCGTCAATTTGTCCAATAACCATTTCAATGGCAGCATTCCTGTCTCCCTTAACATCTTGCCTCAGCTTTCTGGTTTGAACCTTGCAAACAACTCTCTTTCCGGGGAAATTCCTGAACTCAACTTGTCAAGATTGCAGGTGCTGAATCTGTCCAACAACAATTTGCAGGGAACTGTGCCCAAATCTCTGTTGAGGTTTCCTGAGTCTGCATTCTCTGGGAATAACATTTCCTTTGGAATTTTTCCCCCAGTTTCTCCGGCACCTCAGCCCGCTTTTGAGCCGGCTTTGAAGTCCAGGAGGCGTAGAAAGCTCAGTGAGGCGGCGCTGTTGGGAGTGGTTGTTGCTGCTGCTGTTTTAGGCCTCGTGGCTTTTGTTTCTTTGACTTTTGTGTGCTGCTCAAGAAGAGGTGAGGAAGATGAGGAAACCTTCGGTGGGAAGTTGCACAAGGGAGAAATGTCTCCTGAGAAAGCTGTCTCAAGGAATCAGGATGCAAATAATAAGCTGGTTTTCTTTGAGGGATGTAATTATGCCTTTGATTTGGAGGATTTGTTGAGGGCTTCCGCTGAGGTTCTGGGAAAGGGAACGTTTGGAACTGCCTACAAGGCAATACTAGAAGATGCTACCACGGTTGTTGTGAAGAGATTAAAGGAGGTAGCTGCTGGGAAGAAGGATTTTGAGCAGCACATGGAGATTGTTGGAAGTCTTAAGCATGAGAATGTTGTTGAGCTCAAGGCATATTATTATTCCAAAGATGAGAAACTCATGGTATATGATTATCACAGTCAGGGGAGCATAGCTTCCATATTGCATG CCAAGAGAGGAGAGGAGAGGGTGCCTTTAGATTGGGATACAAGGTTGAAAATAGCCTTAGGTGCTGCAAGAGGAATTGCTCGTATCCATGTTGAGAACGGTGGCAAGCTGGTACATGGCAACATCAAATCCTCAAACATCTTTCTGAACACCAAACATTATGGATGTGTGTCTGACCTTGGTCTGGCAACCATATCAAGCTCACTGGCCTTACCAATATCACGAGCAGCCGGTTACCGGGCACCGGAAGTGACAGACACCAGAAAAGCAGCACAGCCCTCAGATGTTTACAGTTTTGGTGTGGTGCTGCTAGAGCTTCTGACCGGGAAATCCCCTATCCACACCACTGGTGGTGATGAGATTATCCACCTTGTGAGGTGGGTTCATTCAGTTGTGCGTGAGGAATGGACAGCTGAAGTGTTTGACGTGGAACTGATGAGATATCCAAACATAGAAGAAGAGATGGTGGAAATGTTACAGATAGCCATGTCATGTGTGGTGAGGATGCCTGATCAAAGGCCTAGGATGTCTGAAGTTGTCAAGATGATAGAAAATGTGAGGCAGATTGTTGCAGAACCTTATTCATCGTCTGGGAACCAAGCTGAACAACTCAAATTGTCTCAACGTGACAGTGGTAACTCTCCTTCCACTCCCTCCTACTTCCCCAGAGGAAGTGAATGA